From Medicago truncatula cultivar Jemalong A17 chromosome 7, MtrunA17r5.0-ANR, whole genome shotgun sequence, a single genomic window includes:
- the LOC120577009 gene encoding uncharacterized protein, giving the protein MEIYEEDTKAHYKIRNERRNKGQQGRPKPYSAPGHKSNVCNGEEKKCFRCGKKGHTIAECKRGDIVCFNCDEEGHLSSQCKKPKKGQASGRVFALAGSITGAVVLVGLGWVAPGGTGGLVVVPDAVAAFDAAAPGTGGGRVISGSCFLFLKRMHNADQQF; this is encoded by the exons ATGGA GatatatgaggaggataccaaagcTCACTATAAGATTAGAAATGAGCGGAGGAACAAGGGTCAACAAGGTCGTCCGAAACCCTACAGTGCTCCT ggccacaagagtaatgtttgcaaTGGTgaggagaagaagtgcttccgaTGTGGGAAGAAAGGGCATACaatagctgaatgcaagcgtggtgatattgtttgtttcaattgtgATGAGGAAGGTCATCTTAGTTCGCAgtgcaagaagcctaagaagggTCAGGCGAGTGGAAGAGTGTTTGCTTtagctg GCTCCATCACTGGAGCGGTAGTACTAGTTGGGCTTGGTTGGGTAGCCCCTGGCGGTACTGGTGGATTGGTCGTTGTTCCTGATGCAGTAGCGGCGTTCGATGCCGCTGCGCCTGGAACGGGAGGAGGTCGCGTCATTTCAGGAAGTTGTTTCTTATTCCTCAAACGCATGCACAATGCAGACCAACAGTTTTAA
- the LOC120576868 gene encoding chlorophyll a-b binding protein P4, chloroplastic-like → MLLFGEESKYSNWVFKDLTLGIGNQDPIFKQYSLPKGKVGYLNGIFNPLNFAPTLEAKEKEISNGRLALLAFLGFISQHKVAGKGRFDNLLQHLSDPWHNIIVQTLSGGN, encoded by the exons ATGCTACTATTTGGTGAAGAATCAAAATATAGCAATTGGGTTTTCAAG GACTTAACACTTGGAATAGGCAACCAAGATCCTATCTTCAAGCAATACAGCTTGCCTAAGGGAAAGGTTGGTTACCTCAATGGAATTTTTAACCCTTTGAACTTTGCACCAACTTTGGAGGCTAAAGAGAAGGAAATTTCTAATGGTAGATTGGCATTGTTGGCATTCTTGGGATTTATCAGTCAGCACAAAGTTGCAGGAAAAGGACGATTTGATAACCTCTTGCAGCACCTTTCAGACCCATGGCACAACATCATTGTTCAAACACTGAGTGGCGGCAACTAA
- the LOC120577010 gene encoding uncharacterized protein: protein MDRSWMKANRLSEEFDNGVIEFLQFAEQNLPNKDGLFPCPCVSCANREPNITKEEIRGHLVWNGICQTYTQWIWHGEAILPSVSQRENVSADMDDRLEDMIHDIGEESFKRAHMYDTLCKDKEEPLYPGCTKFTRLSVVLKLFNLKAKNGWSDKSFTELLQLLTKILPEGNTMPNRYYEAKKILCPMGMEYVKIHACPNDCILYRKEFEKHDHCPKCKVSRYKKKDADSRDDASTKGPPAKVFWYLPIISRFKRLFSNPKDAKNLRWHADERKRDGKIRHVADSLQWKKIDSLFPSFGKEKRNLRLGLDTDGMNPYGNLSSKHTSWPVLLIIYNLPPWLCMKRKYIMLSMMISGPYQPGNDIDVYLSPLIDDLRLLWEEGVDVLDAYSGEHFNMRAMLFCTINDFPAYGNLSGYTVKGHKACPICEAETCYHQLKHGSKTVYLGHRKFLNRYHPYRKMRKAFNGEPEIGFAPKPLTEEEVYHRQQNVEVTFGKKKKKPVVKNIWKTEAAVT, encoded by the coding sequence ATGGATCGTAGTTGGATGAAAGCTAATCGATTAAGTGAAGAGTTTGATAATGGAGTGATAGAATTTCTACAGTTTGCTGAACAAAATCTTCCAAACAAAGATGGACTTTTCCCGTGTCCTTGTGTTTCTTGTGCGAACCGGGAGCCAAACATTACTAAGGAAGAAATAAGGGGCCATCTAGTTTGGAACGGGATTTGTCAAACTTATACACAATGGATATGGCATGGTGAAGCAATACTGCCAAGTGTATCCCAAAGAGAGAACGTTAGTGCAGATATGGATGATCGACTGGAAGACATGATACACGATATTGGAGAAGAATCTTTTAAGAGAGCGCATATGTACGATACATTATGTAAAGACAAGGAAGAACCTTTGTACCCGGGATGCACAAAGTTTACACGTTTGTCAgttgttttaaaattgtttaatttgaaGGCAAAAAATGGATGGAGTGATAAAAGTTTCACAGAATTGCTTCAATTGTTGACAAAAATACTTCCAGAAGGTAACACAATGCCGAATCGTTATTACGAggccaaaaaaatattgtgtccgATGGGTATGGAGTATGTAAAAATACATGCATGCCCTAATGACTGCATCTTATATAGAAAAGAGTTTGAAAAACATGATCATTGTCCGAAGTGCAAGGTGTCACGCTACAAAAAGAAAGACGCTGATTCTAGAGATGATGCGAGCACAAAGGGTCCTCCTGCCAAAGTGTTTTGGTACCTACCAATAATTTCAAGGTTCAAGAGATTGTTCTCTAATCCAAAGGACGCAAAGAACCTTAGATGGCACGCAGATGAGAGAAAACGTGATGGAAAAATTCGCCATGTAGCTGATTCTTTGCAATGGAAGAAAATCGATTCTTTGTTTCCATCTTTTGGCAAAGAGAAAAGAAACCTTAGACTTGGACTTGATACTGATGGAATGAATCCATATGGTAATCTAAGTAGTAAACATACTTCATGGCCCGTTCTCTTGATAATTTACAACCTACCTCCTTGGTTGTGCATGAAGCGtaaatatattatgttatcGATGATGATTTCGGGCCCATATCAACCAGGTAACGACATAGATGTTTATCTAAGTccattgattgatgatttaagaTTGTTGTGGGAAGAAGGAGTTGATGTTCTTGACGCGTACTCCGGGGAACATTTCAATATGCGTGCCATGTTGTTTTGCACCATCAACGACTTTCCGGCATACGGTAATTTGAGTGGGTACACAGTTAAAGGGCATAAAGCGTGCCCTATATGTGAGGCTGAAACATGTTATCATCAACTGAAACATGGAAGCAAGACTGTTTATCTTGGGCATCGAAAATTTCTAAATCGTTATCATCCATATCGTAAGATGAGGAAAGCTTTCAATGGTGAACCGGAGATTGGTTTTGCTCCAAAACCCTTGACCGAAGAGGAAGTTTATCACCGACAACAAAATGTGGAGGTTAcctttggaaagaaaaaaaagaagccTGTTGTGAAAAATATATGGAAAACTGAAGCAGCTGTCACGTAG